A single region of the Streptomyces sp. NBC_01262 genome encodes:
- a CDS encoding bifunctional aminoglycoside phosphotransferase/ATP-binding protein translates to MTEPARRIDGPPLPRAEVCETHTAVVFFTGDRVYKLKKPVDLEFLDYTTVAARRAACEREVTLNRRFAPDVYLGLGEFRSPDSDVPEPLVVMRRMPAERRLSRLVREGAAVDDALRAVARLLATRHAEAPRGRDVDEQGTRDALSSRWEASFAQVGALAEDGQVSDDVAEVERLVRRYLAGRKQLFDARIEQGRVVDGHGDLMAEDIFCLDDGPRVLDCLEFDDHLRYVDGLDDAAFLAMDLEQLGDPQAARFFLAQYSEYSGDPAPPSLWHHYVAYRAFVRAKVSLIQARQGAPGTAADARRLAVTALRHLRTSAVGLTLVGGLPGSGKSTLAGALADRLGVTLLSSDRLRKELAGIPAEQSAAARYGEGLYTPEWTDKTYAALLGRAAALLSSGESVVLDATWSDARQREAALRMAEHTSADLVALHCQVPGEVSAARLGTREPGASDADLDVAKAMAAKEPPWAEAVAVDTSGPLESGVVRALAAIRPYGTGQAPVFRRSYMEPG, encoded by the coding sequence ATGACTGAGCCGGCCCGCCGCATCGACGGCCCGCCTCTCCCGCGCGCCGAGGTCTGCGAGACCCATACCGCGGTCGTGTTCTTCACCGGAGACCGTGTCTACAAGCTCAAGAAACCGGTCGACCTGGAGTTCCTGGACTACACCACCGTGGCGGCGCGGCGGGCCGCGTGCGAGCGGGAAGTCACCCTCAACCGCCGCTTCGCCCCCGACGTCTACCTGGGCCTGGGAGAGTTCCGCAGCCCGGACTCGGACGTGCCCGAACCGCTCGTCGTGATGCGCCGCATGCCGGCGGAGCGCCGCCTGTCCCGGCTGGTACGAGAAGGCGCGGCCGTCGACGATGCTCTGCGGGCCGTCGCCCGGCTGCTCGCCACCCGTCACGCGGAGGCGCCCCGTGGCCGGGACGTGGACGAGCAGGGCACCCGGGACGCGCTGTCCTCTCGATGGGAAGCGAGCTTCGCACAGGTCGGCGCACTGGCCGAGGACGGCCAGGTGTCCGACGACGTGGCGGAGGTCGAGCGGCTGGTACGCCGCTACCTCGCCGGCCGCAAACAACTGTTCGACGCGCGTATCGAGCAGGGGCGGGTGGTCGACGGCCACGGCGACCTGATGGCCGAGGACATCTTCTGCCTCGACGACGGCCCGCGCGTCCTGGACTGCCTGGAGTTCGACGACCACCTGCGCTACGTCGACGGACTCGACGACGCCGCCTTCCTCGCCATGGACCTGGAACAGCTCGGCGACCCGCAGGCCGCGCGGTTCTTCCTCGCCCAGTACAGCGAGTACTCCGGCGACCCGGCACCGCCGTCCCTGTGGCACCACTACGTCGCCTACCGGGCCTTCGTCCGCGCCAAGGTCTCCCTCATCCAGGCCCGCCAGGGTGCCCCCGGCACGGCGGCGGACGCACGGCGACTGGCCGTGACAGCACTGCGTCACCTGCGTACCTCCGCCGTCGGCCTGACACTCGTCGGGGGCCTTCCGGGCAGCGGGAAGTCCACACTCGCCGGCGCGCTGGCCGATCGCCTGGGCGTCACGCTGCTCAGCAGCGACCGCCTGCGCAAGGAACTGGCGGGCATCCCGGCCGAGCAGTCCGCGGCCGCCCGCTACGGCGAGGGCCTGTACACGCCCGAGTGGACCGACAAGACCTACGCGGCCCTCCTCGGCCGCGCAGCCGCCCTGCTGTCCTCCGGCGAATCCGTCGTCCTCGACGCCACCTGGTCCGATGCCCGGCAGCGCGAAGCCGCCCTGCGCATGGCCGAACACACCAGCGCCGATCTGGTGGCCCTGCACTGCCAGGTTCCGGGCGAGGTGTCGGCGGCCCGCCTGGGGACCCGGGAACCCGGAGCATCCGACGCCGATCTCGACGTGGCCAAAGCGATGGCGGCCAAGGAGCCGCCATGGGCGGAGGCCGTCGCCGTCGACACCAGCGGCCCCCTGGAGTCGGGGGTCGTTCGGGCGCTGGCGGCCATCCGCCCGTACGGCACCGGGCAGGCACCCGTCTTCCGCCGCTCCTACATGGAACCGGGCTGA
- a CDS encoding universal stress protein: MEPVITVGLDGSPESLAAARWAAAEADRRGLTLHLLHAWIMLSPDATGIPSPKDQNYWARRILDNAQTELDERHPGLSIVEDMVAEEAGPALLEAASRAQMVVLGSRAVAHVQSFFLGDISTDVASRAERPVVLVREGMDEEAPSPAQEGGVVVGLGLHGPGDELLEFAFDAAASRGVPLRAVHGHSLPVQAHLHWGAKSDVGDKIAEDAREKLNEALRPWREKFPGVQVTDVVRLESPARAAVREARGADLLVVGRRKHRGALAGRLGPVAHAAAHHAACPLAVVPHD, translated from the coding sequence ATGGAACCAGTGATCACCGTGGGTCTGGACGGTTCACCTGAGAGTCTGGCCGCCGCCCGCTGGGCCGCCGCCGAGGCGGACCGGCGGGGACTGACGTTGCACTTGCTGCACGCGTGGATCATGCTGTCGCCGGACGCGACGGGAATCCCTTCGCCGAAGGACCAGAACTACTGGGCGCGGCGCATCCTGGACAACGCGCAGACCGAACTCGACGAGCGCCATCCGGGTCTGTCCATCGTCGAGGACATGGTCGCCGAAGAGGCCGGGCCTGCCTTGCTGGAAGCGGCATCGCGGGCCCAGATGGTCGTGCTGGGCTCGCGCGCGGTCGCGCATGTCCAGAGTTTCTTCCTCGGCGACATCAGCACGGACGTCGCTTCGCGGGCCGAGCGGCCTGTGGTGCTCGTCCGCGAGGGCATGGACGAGGAAGCCCCGTCCCCCGCGCAGGAGGGCGGTGTGGTGGTCGGGCTGGGCCTGCACGGGCCCGGTGACGAGCTCCTCGAGTTCGCCTTCGATGCCGCCGCTTCGCGCGGTGTGCCGCTGCGGGCGGTCCACGGACACAGCCTGCCGGTGCAGGCGCACCTGCACTGGGGCGCGAAGTCCGACGTCGGCGACAAGATCGCGGAAGACGCGCGGGAGAAACTGAACGAGGCACTCCGTCCGTGGCGTGAGAAGTTCCCCGGCGTGCAGGTGACCGACGTGGTGCGCCTGGAAAGCCCCGCACGGGCCGCCGTACGGGAGGCGCGGGGCGCCGACCTGCTGGTGGTCGGCCGGCGCAAGCACCGGGGCGCCCTGGCGGGGCGCCTCGGTCCCGTGGCCCATGCCGCCGCGCACCACGCGGCCTGCCCCCTCGCCGTCGTACCCCATGACTGA
- the adhE gene encoding bifunctional acetaldehyde-CoA/alcohol dehydrogenase produces MTRHDAGTKSSAPAGVPSESAIAVDQLVTNGLKALADYEALTQEQIDHIVKKASVAALDRHTDLARLAVEETGRGVFEDKAAKNMFACEHVTHSMARMKTVGVIARDDIDDLIEIAEPVGVVCAVTPVTNPTSTTLFKALIALKTRNPIVFAFHPSAQRCSAEAARVVRDAAIAAGAPEHCVQWIETPSIEATSVLMHHPGVSLILATGGNAMVKAAYSAGKPALGVGAGNVPAYVHESADLRRAVNDLILSKAFDNGMICASEQAVILDASIYDAALAEFRTLHAHLATVEEKRKLETFLFPGAATNAGCEPKVNAAAVGQSPEWIAAQAGFTVPAGTSVILVEADRVGPDEPLTREKLCPVLAVLRAGSRRQGFDLAADMVAFHGQGHTAVIHTGDPALAEEYGKRMKTVRVIVNAPSSQGAIGGIYNSLLPSLTLGCGSWGSTSVSNNVSAANLLNVKRVSTRHNNLQWFKVPPKIYFEPQAIRYLASMPDVHRVTVVTDATMTRLGFVDRVNRILQRRHEPVTVQIIDDVEPEPSIDSVQRGARLMRDFRPDTIIALGGGSPMDAAKVMWLLYEAPDIEFADMRQKFSDIRKRAFRFPVLGERARLVCIPTTSGTGAEVTPFAVISDPATGKKYPLADYALTPSVAIIDPLLTADLPPALAADSGFDALTHATEAYVSVYANDFTDGPALHAIRLIFGNLERAVNDRAAQPEAREKMHNAGTIAGMAFGNAFLGIVHAMSHTLGATFHIAHGRTNAVLLPHVIRYNGTVPTKLTGWPKYESYRAPERFQDIARALGLPAATPAEGVESFATAVERLRDAIGIEPSFAALGIDEHTFLDALPQQALNAYEDQCAPANPRMPMLDDMQEIMRAAYYGPAGPTGSAA; encoded by the coding sequence ATGACCCGACACGACGCCGGAACGAAGTCCTCTGCTCCTGCCGGTGTGCCGTCCGAATCCGCCATCGCCGTGGATCAACTGGTCACGAACGGGCTCAAGGCACTCGCCGACTACGAGGCGCTGACGCAGGAGCAGATCGACCACATCGTCAAGAAGGCCTCCGTCGCGGCCCTGGACCGGCACACCGACCTTGCCCGCCTCGCGGTGGAGGAGACCGGCCGGGGTGTGTTCGAGGACAAGGCCGCCAAGAACATGTTCGCGTGCGAGCACGTGACCCACAGCATGGCCCGGATGAAGACCGTGGGCGTCATCGCCCGCGATGACATCGACGACCTGATCGAGATAGCCGAACCGGTCGGCGTGGTGTGTGCGGTCACCCCGGTCACCAACCCGACCTCCACCACCCTCTTCAAAGCTCTCATCGCCCTGAAGACCCGCAACCCGATCGTCTTCGCCTTCCACCCATCCGCCCAGCGCTGCAGCGCCGAGGCGGCCCGCGTCGTACGGGACGCGGCGATCGCGGCGGGCGCGCCGGAGCACTGCGTGCAGTGGATCGAGACCCCCTCCATCGAGGCGACCAGCGTCCTGATGCACCATCCGGGCGTCTCGCTCATCCTGGCCACCGGCGGCAACGCCATGGTCAAGGCCGCGTACTCGGCCGGCAAGCCCGCCCTGGGCGTGGGCGCCGGCAACGTCCCCGCCTACGTCCACGAGAGCGCCGACCTGCGCCGGGCCGTCAACGACCTCATCCTGTCCAAGGCGTTCGACAACGGCATGATCTGCGCCTCCGAGCAGGCCGTCATCCTGGACGCCTCGATCTACGACGCGGCGCTGGCCGAATTCCGTACGCTGCACGCCCACCTGGCCACCGTGGAGGAGAAGCGGAAGCTGGAGACCTTCCTCTTCCCCGGCGCCGCCACCAACGCCGGCTGCGAGCCCAAGGTCAACGCGGCCGCCGTCGGCCAGAGCCCGGAGTGGATCGCCGCGCAGGCCGGCTTCACGGTGCCCGCGGGCACTTCCGTCATCCTGGTCGAGGCCGACCGGGTCGGACCGGACGAGCCGCTGACCCGCGAGAAGCTCTGCCCGGTCCTGGCCGTGCTGCGCGCGGGCTCCCGGCGCCAGGGATTCGACCTGGCCGCCGACATGGTCGCCTTCCACGGCCAGGGCCACACCGCCGTCATCCACACCGGCGACCCCGCGCTCGCCGAGGAGTACGGCAAGCGGATGAAGACGGTACGCGTCATCGTCAACGCCCCCTCCTCCCAAGGCGCGATCGGCGGCATCTACAACAGCCTGCTGCCGTCGCTGACCCTGGGCTGCGGCTCCTGGGGCAGCACCTCGGTCTCCAACAACGTCTCCGCCGCGAACCTGCTGAACGTCAAGCGGGTCAGCACCCGCCACAACAACCTGCAGTGGTTCAAGGTCCCGCCGAAGATCTACTTCGAGCCGCAGGCCATCCGCTATCTGGCGTCCATGCCGGACGTCCACCGCGTCACCGTGGTCACCGACGCGACCATGACCCGCCTCGGCTTCGTCGACCGCGTCAACCGGATCCTGCAACGCCGGCACGAGCCGGTGACCGTGCAGATCATCGACGACGTCGAGCCCGAGCCGAGCATCGACTCCGTGCAGCGCGGCGCCCGCCTCATGCGCGACTTCCGCCCGGACACCATCATCGCGCTGGGCGGAGGCTCTCCCATGGACGCGGCCAAGGTGATGTGGCTGCTGTACGAAGCGCCGGACATCGAGTTCGCCGACATGCGGCAGAAGTTCTCCGACATCCGCAAGCGGGCCTTCCGCTTCCCCGTGCTCGGCGAACGCGCCCGGCTGGTGTGCATCCCCACCACCTCCGGCACCGGCGCCGAGGTCACCCCGTTCGCCGTCATCTCCGACCCGGCCACCGGCAAGAAGTACCCGCTGGCCGACTACGCCCTCACCCCCAGCGTGGCCATCATCGACCCGCTGCTCACCGCCGACCTGCCCCCGGCCCTGGCCGCCGACAGCGGCTTCGACGCCCTCACCCACGCCACCGAGGCGTATGTGTCGGTCTACGCCAACGACTTCACCGACGGTCCCGCCCTGCACGCCATCCGGCTCATCTTCGGCAACCTGGAACGGGCCGTGAACGACCGGGCCGCCCAGCCCGAGGCGCGAGAGAAGATGCACAACGCGGGCACCATCGCCGGCATGGCCTTCGGCAACGCCTTCCTCGGCATCGTCCACGCCATGTCGCACACCCTCGGCGCGACCTTCCACATCGCCCACGGCCGCACCAACGCCGTCCTGCTGCCGCACGTCATCCGCTACAACGGCACCGTCCCCACCAAGCTCACCGGCTGGCCCAAGTACGAGAGCTACCGGGCCCCCGAACGCTTCCAGGACATCGCCCGCGCTCTCGGACTGCCCGCCGCGACCCCGGCCGAGGGCGTCGAGTCCTTCGCCACCGCCGTGGAGCGCCTGCGCGACGCCATCGGTATCGAGCCCTCCTTCGCGGCCCTCGGCATCGACGAGCACACCTTCCTCGACGCACTGCCCCAACAGGCCCTGAACGCCTACGAGGACCAGTGCGCTCCCGCCAACCCGCGCATGCCCATGCTCGACGACATGCAGGAGATCATGCGCGCCGCCTACTACGGCCCGGCCGGACCCACCGGCTCCGCCGCATAG
- a CDS encoding anion permease produces the protein MRFHFLDKASESGAGPGPANLKIRGDALWAVMKWVIPLAAGTIVFLIPRPDEVKPAGWAVLAIFTATVLGLILQPLPLAAVALIGLTATMITGTLEPGVALGGFSEPTIWLIVAAFFISIGFTKTGLGRRIALLFVRMLGRSSLGLAYGVTLTDLVLAPATPSNTARSGGVIQPIIRSLSMNAGSEPGDESRRKLGAYLTVTAMQVNTVTSAMFLTAMAANPLVQKFAAAQGVDITWTRWAIAASVPGLIALLVLPVLLYRVYPPQLKDTPEAPRQARAELAELGSMSRHEWIMGATFVLLLLLWSVGGQMYDLSATTSAFTGVAVLLITGVLTWGDLVAEKGAWTTLVWFAVLVMMAGQLQELGVIGWFSGTITDATAGLGWQAAFVILTVVYLFAHYLFASNTAHVAAMYAAFLGAAVATGAPPLMAALVLGFISSLYGGLTHYASGPAPVLFGGGYVTLGEWWRTGLIAAAANIVIWMGVGAAWFAVLGYW, from the coding sequence ATGAGGTTTCATTTCCTCGACAAGGCATCGGAGTCCGGCGCGGGGCCGGGCCCGGCGAACCTGAAGATCCGCGGCGACGCGCTGTGGGCGGTCATGAAGTGGGTCATCCCCCTCGCGGCCGGAACCATCGTCTTCCTGATCCCGCGGCCGGACGAGGTGAAGCCCGCGGGCTGGGCCGTGCTGGCGATCTTCACGGCGACGGTCCTGGGGCTGATCCTGCAACCGCTGCCGCTGGCGGCGGTCGCACTCATCGGACTGACCGCGACCATGATCACCGGAACGCTGGAACCCGGTGTCGCCCTGGGCGGCTTCTCCGAGCCCACGATCTGGCTGATCGTGGCAGCGTTCTTCATCTCCATCGGCTTCACCAAGACCGGGCTGGGACGTCGAATCGCACTTTTGTTCGTCCGGATGCTGGGCAGGAGCAGCCTCGGCCTGGCCTACGGCGTCACCCTCACCGACCTGGTACTGGCCCCGGCCACCCCCAGCAACACCGCCCGCTCCGGCGGGGTCATCCAGCCGATCATCCGCTCGCTCAGTATGAACGCGGGCTCGGAGCCCGGCGACGAGAGCCGCCGCAAGCTCGGGGCCTACCTCACCGTGACCGCGATGCAGGTCAACACGGTCACCAGCGCGATGTTCCTCACCGCGATGGCCGCCAACCCGCTGGTGCAGAAGTTCGCCGCGGCTCAGGGCGTCGACATCACCTGGACCCGCTGGGCGATCGCCGCATCCGTCCCCGGGCTCATCGCTCTCCTGGTCCTCCCCGTGCTGCTGTACCGGGTCTACCCGCCGCAGCTGAAGGACACCCCCGAGGCACCCCGCCAGGCCCGCGCGGAGCTGGCCGAGCTCGGTTCCATGTCGCGCCACGAGTGGATCATGGGCGCAACCTTCGTCCTGCTGCTCCTGCTGTGGTCCGTCGGGGGCCAGATGTACGACCTCTCGGCCACCACCAGCGCGTTCACCGGTGTCGCGGTGCTGCTGATCACCGGGGTGCTGACCTGGGGCGACCTGGTCGCCGAGAAGGGCGCCTGGACGACGCTGGTCTGGTTCGCGGTGCTGGTCATGATGGCCGGACAGCTCCAGGAACTCGGCGTGATCGGCTGGTTCAGCGGGACGATCACCGACGCCACCGCCGGTCTCGGCTGGCAGGCGGCCTTCGTGATCCTCACCGTCGTCTACCTCTTCGCGCACTACCTCTTCGCCTCCAACACCGCCCACGTGGCGGCGATGTACGCGGCGTTCCTGGGTGCTGCCGTCGCCACCGGCGCACCGCCGCTGATGGCCGCCCTGGTCCTGGGCTTCATCAGCTCGCTGTACGGCGGCCTGACCCACTACGCCTCCGGCCCGGCACCCGTGCTGTTCGGCGGCGGCTATGTCACCCTCGGCGAATGGTGGCGCACCGGGCTCATAGCCGCCGCGGCCAACATCGTCATCTGGATGGGCGTCGGAGCCGCCTGGTTCGCGGTCCTGGGCTACTGGTGA
- a CDS encoding NAD(P)(+) transhydrogenase (Re/Si-specific) subunit beta, with amino-acid sequence MNTVETTVGYALLGAAACFVLGLHLMNSPRTARRGNTLSAAGMAAAITATVVLLADQGAITATGWLVLLLGGVLGSGLGLYAARSVEMTSMPQLVSLFNAVGGGAAVLIAVTDLLQTAHPGDLAARVTVPGALDIVIGAVTFSGSLIAAGKLQGTIPGRPIIFPGARATSVALPAVFALGTLWLVLDPGSVTAMLVLLLAALAFGVSMVLPIGGADMPVVISLLNAFTGTAVAMAGFVLDEPALIIAGALVGASGGILTKLMADAMNRSIANIIIGGFGTGDTAVAVGADAADAQVRSVSADDVAIQLAYASKVIIVPGYGLAAAQAQHELGDLANLLEEHGIDVSYAIHPVAGRMPGHMNVLLAEANVPYPQLKEMEDVNPEFPQADVALVIGANDVTNPAARRPGNAISGMPILDVDKAKSIVVIKRSMGHGYAGIDNELYANPKTGMFFSDAKKGLAELKSAVRTFVS; translated from the coding sequence ATGAACACCGTTGAAACCACCGTCGGTTACGCCCTCCTGGGCGCGGCGGCCTGCTTCGTCCTCGGCCTGCACCTGATGAACTCCCCGCGCACCGCCCGCCGCGGCAACACCCTGTCCGCGGCGGGTATGGCTGCCGCCATCACCGCCACCGTGGTCCTGCTGGCCGACCAGGGCGCCATCACCGCCACCGGCTGGCTGGTCCTGCTGCTCGGCGGCGTCCTCGGCTCCGGCCTGGGGCTCTACGCGGCCCGCAGCGTCGAGATGACCTCGATGCCGCAACTGGTCAGCCTGTTCAACGCGGTCGGCGGAGGCGCCGCCGTACTGATCGCCGTCACCGACCTGCTCCAGACCGCCCATCCGGGCGACCTGGCCGCGCGGGTCACCGTGCCGGGCGCACTGGACATCGTGATCGGCGCGGTCACCTTCTCCGGCTCGCTCATCGCGGCCGGCAAGCTCCAGGGCACCATCCCCGGCCGCCCCATCATCTTCCCCGGCGCCCGCGCGACGAGCGTCGCCCTGCCGGCCGTCTTCGCGCTGGGAACGCTGTGGCTGGTCCTGGACCCCGGCAGCGTCACCGCGATGCTCGTCCTGCTGCTGGCCGCGCTGGCCTTCGGCGTCTCGATGGTCCTGCCGATCGGCGGCGCGGACATGCCCGTCGTGATCTCGCTGCTCAACGCCTTCACCGGCACGGCCGTCGCCATGGCCGGCTTCGTCCTCGACGAGCCCGCCCTGATCATCGCCGGCGCCCTGGTCGGCGCCTCCGGAGGCATCCTCACCAAGCTCATGGCCGACGCCATGAACCGTTCCATCGCCAACATCATCATCGGCGGCTTCGGCACCGGCGACACGGCCGTCGCCGTCGGCGCGGACGCGGCCGACGCCCAGGTCCGCTCGGTCTCCGCCGACGACGTGGCCATCCAGCTCGCCTACGCGAGCAAGGTCATCATCGTCCCCGGCTACGGCCTCGCCGCCGCCCAGGCCCAGCACGAACTCGGCGACCTCGCCAACCTGCTGGAGGAACACGGCATCGACGTCAGCTACGCCATCCACCCCGTCGCCGGCCGCATGCCCGGACACATGAACGTCCTCCTCGCCGAGGCCAACGTCCCCTACCCCCAGCTCAAGGAAATGGAAGACGTCAACCCCGAGTTCCCACAGGCCGACGTCGCCCTCGTCATCGGCGCCAACGACGTCACCAACCCAGCCGCCCGCCGCCCCGGCAACGCCATCTCGGGCATGCCGATCCTCGACGTCGACAAGGCCAAGAGCATCGTCGTCATCAAGCGCTCCATGGGCCACGGCTACGCCGGCATCGACAACGAGCTCTACGCCAACCCCAAGACCGGCATGTTCTTCTCGGACGCCAAGAAGGGGCTGGCCGAACTCAAGAGCGCGGTACGGACCTTCGTCTCGTAG
- a CDS encoding Acg family FMN-binding oxidoreductase — protein sequence MLVQRLDTETVTALVKDATAAPSMHNAQPWRFRFLRDGRTFHLRADPGRAMPHSDPAGRALYLGCGAALFNLRVAAAHAGWEAAAEVLPDPADPDLLATVRLSDTAGPGPGSGLVPLYPAIHRRHTSRHPFADREIPPAIQDVLRDAACQEGAQLVFPGAWHVESLLELVHDAEGRDTVDPGRSEELERWTRIGADVDDAATDGIPEYAFGPRKRDGRAPARDFAGRRPVPGRGAATFEHTPHLVLLGTSGDRPADWLKAGQALERVLLLATVNGLSTSLTSHALEWPDLRRFVRDPQTAMGSVQMVLRLGYGPEAPGTPRRPVGDVLDIE from the coding sequence GTGCTGGTGCAACGGCTCGATACCGAGACCGTGACGGCCCTGGTGAAGGACGCCACGGCCGCCCCGTCGATGCACAACGCGCAGCCGTGGCGGTTCCGTTTTCTCCGCGACGGCCGAACCTTCCATCTGCGCGCGGACCCCGGGCGTGCGATGCCGCACTCCGACCCGGCGGGCCGGGCTCTCTACCTCGGCTGCGGCGCGGCCCTGTTCAACCTGCGCGTCGCCGCCGCCCATGCGGGCTGGGAGGCGGCCGCCGAAGTGCTGCCCGACCCGGCGGACCCGGACCTGCTCGCCACGGTGCGGCTGAGTGACACGGCGGGCCCCGGCCCCGGCAGCGGCCTCGTCCCGCTGTACCCGGCGATCCACCGCCGGCACACCAGCCGCCATCCGTTCGCGGACCGGGAGATACCCCCTGCGATTCAGGACGTGCTCCGCGACGCCGCCTGCCAGGAAGGGGCACAGCTGGTCTTTCCCGGCGCGTGGCATGTGGAGTCGCTGCTGGAACTGGTCCACGACGCGGAAGGACGGGACACCGTCGACCCTGGACGCTCCGAGGAACTGGAGCGCTGGACCCGCATCGGGGCCGACGTCGACGACGCGGCGACCGACGGGATCCCCGAGTACGCCTTCGGGCCCCGCAAACGGGACGGCAGGGCCCCGGCGCGCGACTTCGCCGGCCGCCGCCCCGTGCCCGGCCGCGGCGCCGCCACCTTCGAGCACACGCCTCACCTGGTCCTGCTGGGCACCTCCGGCGACCGGCCCGCCGACTGGCTGAAGGCGGGCCAGGCACTGGAACGTGTCCTCCTCCTGGCCACCGTCAACGGGCTGTCCACCTCGCTGACCTCCCACGCCCTCGAATGGCCCGACCTGCGCCGGTTCGTGCGCGACCCGCAGACGGCCATGGGGTCCGTGCAGATGGTGCTGCGCCTCGGATACGGTCCCGAAGCCCCCGGGACGCCACGCCGCCCGGTAGGGGACGTGCTCGACATCGAGTGA